Proteins co-encoded in one Papaver somniferum cultivar HN1 chromosome 5, ASM357369v1, whole genome shotgun sequence genomic window:
- the LOC113283713 gene encoding tRNA (guanine(26)-N(2))-dimethyltransferase isoform X2: MTFLILKTLSPPPPPPPPLFSLNPRNLTSSSSSLLHCSNPSHLTLETNIATSESQKETERGLEFEPGDSFFRHESAIGRDLGALAASLYKKSKGSLRVLDAMCGCGVRVHDEAEEKKKKWVVTHSDANRVMTECYLNRDYFDLIDIDSFGSESTFIRSAYDALKLDGLLYLTSTDGYSSGGHRPHHSLASYGAFVRPMPFSNEVGLRMLIGGAVREASVLGFRVTPLFSYYSYHGPVFRVMLQVNRGKVPESRNYGFISYCTQCGSSQEISWHGLGRISCPCSNGEVSSSLVVSGPLWTGPLHDTAYVKEMLNLAQEWEWAGSGSKGPDIEKLLTQMVDESDPKLPFGYIKLDEVASRAKVNSPPLRSMMSSILEEGYAVSRSHIASNAIKTNCPMSLCIQIAKNLQQS; encoded by the exons ATGACATTTCTAATTTTGAAAACCTTAtcccctccaccaccaccaccaccgccattattttccttaaaccctagaaatctcacctcctcctcctcctccctcCTCCACTGTTCAAATCCGAGCCACCTGACCTTAGAGACCAACATCGCCACTTCAGAATCCCAAAAAGAGACAGAAAGAGGATTAGAATTTGAACCAGGAGACTCATTTTTCCGCCATGAAAGCGCAATCGGCCGTGACCTCGGCGCACTCGCTGCTTCGCTGTATAAGAAATCCAAAGGGAGCTTACGAGTGCTTGATGCAATGTGTGGCTGTGGTGTAAG GGTTCATGATGAAgccgaggagaagaagaagaaatgggttgTGACACATTCAGATGCTAATAGAGTTATGACTGAATGTTATTTGAATAGAGATTATTTTGATCTTATTGATATTGATTCGTTTGGGAGTGAATCGACTTTTATACGGTCGGCGTACGATGCTTTGAAATTGGATGGATTGCTATATCTTACGTCGACGGATGGGTATTCTTCCGGTGGACATCGGCCTCACCA TTCGTTAGCTTCATATGGAGCATTTGTTCGCCCTATGCCGTTTTCGAATGAGGTTGGTTTGCGAATGCTTATAGGTGGAGCAGTACGTGAGGCTTCTGTGTTGGGTTTCCGTGTCACACCACTTTTCTCATATTATTCCTACCATGGACCTGTTTTCAGAGTCATGCTCCAAGTTAACCGGGGAAAAGTTCCAGAGAGCAG GAATTATGGTTTCATTAGCTACTGCACTCAATGTGGGAGCTCCCAAGAAATTTCATGGCACGGGCTTGGGAGGATATCCTGCCCTTGCAGCAATGGAGAG GTCTCCTCTTCACTTGTCGTGTCAGGCCCTCTTTGGACTGGACCACTTCATGACACAGCGTATGTCAAGGAAATGTTAAATCTAGCACAAGAATGGGAATGGGCAGGCAGCGGTAGCAAGGGACCCGATATTGAGAAGCTTTTAACTCAGATGGTAGATGAAAGTGATCCCAAGTTACCCTTTGGGTATATCAAACTTGACGAG GTAGCAAGTCGGGCGAAAGTTAACTCACCTCCCCTTAGAAGCATGATGAGCAGTATACTAGAG GAGGGATATGCTGTTAGCAGGTCTCACATTGCTTCTAATGCAATCAAGACAAATTGCCCGATGTCACTGTGTATTCAGATAGCAAAAAATCTCCAACAGAGCTGA
- the LOC113283713 gene encoding tRNA (guanine(26)-N(2))-dimethyltransferase isoform X1, with the protein MTFLILKTLSPPPPPPPPLFSLNPRNLTSSSSSLLHCSNPSHLTLETNIATSESQKETERGLEFEPGDSFFRHESAIGRDLGALAASLYKKSKGSLRVLDAMCGCGVRSLRYLVQSEADFVWANDGNEDYNKTIISNLSTFRVHDEAEEKKKKWVVTHSDANRVMTECYLNRDYFDLIDIDSFGSESTFIRSAYDALKLDGLLYLTSTDGYSSGGHRPHHSLASYGAFVRPMPFSNEVGLRMLIGGAVREASVLGFRVTPLFSYYSYHGPVFRVMLQVNRGKVPESRNYGFISYCTQCGSSQEISWHGLGRISCPCSNGEVSSSLVVSGPLWTGPLHDTAYVKEMLNLAQEWEWAGSGSKGPDIEKLLTQMVDESDPKLPFGYIKLDEVASRAKVNSPPLRSMMSSILEEGYAVSRSHIASNAIKTNCPMSLCIQIAKNLQQS; encoded by the exons ATGACATTTCTAATTTTGAAAACCTTAtcccctccaccaccaccaccaccgccattattttccttaaaccctagaaatctcacctcctcctcctcctccctcCTCCACTGTTCAAATCCGAGCCACCTGACCTTAGAGACCAACATCGCCACTTCAGAATCCCAAAAAGAGACAGAAAGAGGATTAGAATTTGAACCAGGAGACTCATTTTTCCGCCATGAAAGCGCAATCGGCCGTGACCTCGGCGCACTCGCTGCTTCGCTGTATAAGAAATCCAAAGGGAGCTTACGAGTGCTTGATGCAATGTGTGGCTGTGGTGTAAGGTCTCTTCGTTATCTAGTTCAATCTGAAGCTGATTTTGTTTGGGCAAATGATGGTAATGaggattataataaaacaatcatTTCAAATTTATCAACATTTAGGGTTCATGATGAAgccgaggagaagaagaagaaatgggttgTGACACATTCAGATGCTAATAGAGTTATGACTGAATGTTATTTGAATAGAGATTATTTTGATCTTATTGATATTGATTCGTTTGGGAGTGAATCGACTTTTATACGGTCGGCGTACGATGCTTTGAAATTGGATGGATTGCTATATCTTACGTCGACGGATGGGTATTCTTCCGGTGGACATCGGCCTCACCA TTCGTTAGCTTCATATGGAGCATTTGTTCGCCCTATGCCGTTTTCGAATGAGGTTGGTTTGCGAATGCTTATAGGTGGAGCAGTACGTGAGGCTTCTGTGTTGGGTTTCCGTGTCACACCACTTTTCTCATATTATTCCTACCATGGACCTGTTTTCAGAGTCATGCTCCAAGTTAACCGGGGAAAAGTTCCAGAGAGCAG GAATTATGGTTTCATTAGCTACTGCACTCAATGTGGGAGCTCCCAAGAAATTTCATGGCACGGGCTTGGGAGGATATCCTGCCCTTGCAGCAATGGAGAG GTCTCCTCTTCACTTGTCGTGTCAGGCCCTCTTTGGACTGGACCACTTCATGACACAGCGTATGTCAAGGAAATGTTAAATCTAGCACAAGAATGGGAATGGGCAGGCAGCGGTAGCAAGGGACCCGATATTGAGAAGCTTTTAACTCAGATGGTAGATGAAAGTGATCCCAAGTTACCCTTTGGGTATATCAAACTTGACGAG GTAGCAAGTCGGGCGAAAGTTAACTCACCTCCCCTTAGAAGCATGATGAGCAGTATACTAGAG GAGGGATATGCTGTTAGCAGGTCTCACATTGCTTCTAATGCAATCAAGACAAATTGCCCGATGTCACTGTGTATTCAGATAGCAAAAAATCTCCAACAGAGCTGA